A window of Chitinophaga sp. MM2321 contains these coding sequences:
- a CDS encoding Gfo/Idh/MocA family oxidoreductase: MSKNNQVFNRRKFISMAGISAAALMVAPRFAFAGQQGNDRKIRIGIIGGGFGAGFFFHEHPNCIVEAVSDLRTDRRNLLMKVYKCSKSYESLEKLLKDPKIEAVFIATPAPDHARHVIASLNAGKHVLCAVPVAMTLEECADMRAAVQRTGLTYMMAETTMYRQGMLSAKQFYKEGKFGHIFSAAAEYNHPGLEVLYFDNGKPTWRHGLPPMHYPTHCTSFLVGLTGERLTEVSCMGWGDDSPMLKGNPYNNPFWNETAFFKTNKGNPFRVEVNWKGALHEAERGEWRGNKMSFYYPTAGNKEYTIVKVADEIGHDDAGFQHAANTVSPYEVPAWWKTDLLPATMRHDSGHEGSHTFITHEFIDALVHNRQPEVNIYEAIAYTAPGIVAHQSALKGGESMKIPGFDK, from the coding sequence ATGAGTAAAAATAATCAGGTGTTCAACCGGCGTAAGTTTATTAGTATGGCAGGCATCAGTGCTGCCGCTTTGATGGTAGCTCCACGTTTTGCATTTGCAGGCCAACAGGGTAATGATCGTAAGATCCGTATTGGCATTATAGGCGGTGGATTTGGAGCAGGGTTCTTTTTTCATGAGCATCCCAATTGTATTGTAGAAGCAGTAAGTGATCTGCGTACAGACAGACGTAATCTTTTGATGAAGGTATATAAGTGTTCCAAAAGTTATGAATCACTGGAAAAGCTGTTGAAAGATCCTAAGATAGAAGCTGTGTTTATTGCTACACCAGCGCCAGACCATGCCCGGCATGTAATTGCATCACTGAATGCAGGCAAGCATGTGCTTTGTGCAGTACCTGTCGCGATGACATTAGAGGAATGTGCAGATATGAGAGCCGCGGTACAGCGTACCGGGCTTACCTATATGATGGCGGAAACCACCATGTACAGGCAGGGAATGCTCTCCGCGAAACAATTTTATAAAGAAGGGAAATTTGGACACATATTCAGCGCCGCCGCAGAATACAATCACCCGGGATTAGAAGTATTATATTTTGACAATGGCAAACCTACCTGGCGTCATGGGTTACCTCCTATGCACTATCCTACCCATTGTACCTCATTCCTGGTCGGCCTTACAGGTGAAAGGTTAACAGAAGTAAGTTGTATGGGCTGGGGAGATGATAGCCCGATGTTGAAAGGAAATCCTTACAATAATCCGTTCTGGAACGAAACGGCCTTCTTTAAAACCAATAAGGGCAATCCATTCCGGGTAGAGGTAAACTGGAAGGGCGCATTACATGAAGCAGAACGGGGAGAATGGAGAGGAAACAAAATGAGTTTCTATTATCCAACAGCTGGAAATAAAGAGTATACAATTGTTAAAGTAGCCGACGAGATCGGGCATGACGATGCGGGCTTCCAGCATGCAGCCAATACGGTATCACCTTACGAGGTGCCGGCCTGGTGGAAAACAGATCTGTTGCCTGCAACCATGCGGCATGATAGTGGTCACGAGGGTTCACATACGTTTATCACACATGAGTTTATTGATGCACTGGTACACAACCGTCAACCGGAAGTAAATATATATGAAGCGATTGCTTATACAGCTCCCGGCATTGTAGCACATCAGTCTGCACTCAAGGGTGGAGAATCAATGAAGATCCCCGGTTTTGATAAATAG
- a CDS encoding RagB/SusD family nutrient uptake outer membrane protein gives MKKLVYKLMIAGGMMAMVFLHACKKSYLEREAIGSTSESILATKAGAEAVLIGAYSLLNNGGTVGGGWPSGKWIFGGVASDDAHTGTEAGALQPVPAFENYTEDATLYPLNDKWRFFYSAIQRSNDVLRLLPKIPKDAITDDQALQIKAEAVFLRAVYHFEAALMWRNIPYVDESISFANNNYIVGNDGPVWAKLEDDFKFAAANLTDTKPAPGRANSWAAKAFLAKVYLFQHKFTDAKPLLTDLITKGVTANGKKYDLMESYHDNFVPSKKNGPESVFAVQMSVNDGAGGANGNNSNGEGNAGPYGGPYPSYGFYQPSFSLVNSYKTDPATGLPLISTFNDSDVKNDQGLASSDPFTPYTGTLDSRLDWTVGRRGIPLLDWGIMPGQAWVRQQSVAGPYVHIKNANPQSEPGARENNSTAVNYCMIRFADVLLWAAEVEVEAGSLDQAEIYVNRVRARAANPAGWVHTYIDNSNPLKGFTNTPAANYKVGLYNGEFTQKGKDFAREAVRFERKLELAMENHRFFDLQRYDNGTGYMADLLNAYIKHETTIPGYNFTYMVGAKFTKGKNEIYPIPQAQIDLSVVNGKPLLTQNPNY, from the coding sequence ATGAAAAAATTAGTCTATAAATTAATGATAGCCGGTGGTATGATGGCGATGGTGTTCCTTCATGCCTGTAAGAAGAGCTATCTGGAAAGGGAGGCAATAGGCTCTACCAGTGAAAGTATTTTAGCTACAAAAGCAGGTGCAGAAGCAGTATTGATCGGCGCTTATTCTTTACTGAATAATGGCGGCACCGTAGGAGGTGGATGGCCTTCCGGTAAATGGATCTTTGGAGGTGTAGCTTCCGATGATGCGCATACCGGCACAGAGGCAGGCGCATTACAACCCGTACCCGCGTTTGAAAATTATACAGAAGATGCTACGTTATATCCATTAAATGATAAATGGCGCTTTTTCTATTCCGCTATTCAGCGATCTAATGATGTATTACGGTTACTACCTAAAATACCAAAGGACGCGATTACAGATGATCAGGCCCTGCAAATCAAAGCAGAAGCGGTATTCCTGCGGGCTGTTTACCACTTTGAGGCAGCTTTAATGTGGAGAAATATTCCTTATGTGGATGAAAGCATCAGCTTTGCCAATAACAATTATATCGTGGGAAATGATGGTCCGGTATGGGCTAAACTGGAAGACGATTTTAAATTTGCAGCAGCTAATTTAACAGATACAAAACCTGCGCCGGGACGTGCTAACAGCTGGGCTGCGAAAGCATTTTTAGCAAAAGTGTACCTGTTTCAGCACAAGTTTACCGATGCCAAACCATTATTAACGGATCTTATTACCAAAGGGGTTACTGCCAATGGGAAAAAATACGACCTGATGGAAAGCTACCACGACAACTTTGTGCCTTCCAAAAAGAATGGTCCGGAATCTGTATTTGCTGTACAGATGTCTGTAAATGACGGCGCCGGTGGTGCTAATGGTAATAACTCCAATGGAGAAGGAAATGCGGGACCATACGGCGGCCCTTACCCCAGCTATGGTTTTTATCAGCCTTCTTTCAGCCTGGTGAATTCTTACAAAACTGATCCGGCTACCGGGCTACCACTTATCAGCACCTTTAATGATAGTGATGTGAAAAATGACCAGGGACTGGCATCTTCTGATCCGTTTACGCCATATACCGGAACACTGGATTCCCGTTTGGACTGGACTGTTGGCAGAAGAGGTATTCCCTTACTGGATTGGGGAATTATGCCGGGACAGGCATGGGTAAGACAACAAAGTGTGGCCGGCCCTTATGTGCATATTAAAAATGCCAACCCACAGTCAGAGCCGGGAGCCAGGGAAAATAACAGTACAGCTGTCAATTATTGCATGATACGTTTTGCAGATGTATTATTATGGGCGGCAGAAGTGGAAGTAGAAGCAGGTAGCCTGGATCAGGCGGAAATCTATGTGAACAGGGTAAGGGCACGTGCTGCTAATCCGGCTGGTTGGGTACACACGTATATCGATAACAGCAATCCTTTAAAAGGATTTACGAATACACCTGCTGCCAATTATAAAGTTGGACTTTATAACGGAGAGTTTACACAGAAAGGAAAGGATTTTGCGCGCGAGGCAGTAAGGTTTGAACGTAAGCTGGAACTGGCGATGGAGAATCACCGTTTCTTTGATCTGCAACGTTATGATAACGGTACCGGCTATATGGCGGATTTACTGAATGCTTACATAAAACATGAAACCACTATTCCCGGCTATAATTTCACCTACATGGTAGGCGCCAAATTTACAAAAGGGAAGAATGAAATATATCCGATTCCGCAAGCGCAGATAGACCTGAGCGTAGTAAATGGGAAACCGTTACTGACACAAAATCCCAATTATTAG
- a CDS encoding TonB-dependent receptor: MKSHFTRNAETRCLAHPKIKMSFPGKQWYLLLLAITAFSFGVSAQIKVTGTVKDDAGIALQGVSVSVKGTAIGAGTNEQGQYTIVCPDPQGTLVFTYIGFTREEVLLNGRSVVNVGLLPDNKALNEVVVTGYSAQKKKDITGSVAVVEMKALKSIPAGSAMQALQGQASGVNVVSTGVPGAASKINIRGVSTFGSTNPLVLVDGVQTDLNNVSADDIESMQVLKDAGAAAIYGVRGANGVIIITTKKGKTGAPVLTYDSYFGLQFPFSGDPLNQLNSTDFARLTKQAFPGTKLFANGLSDFVYGGPGGTGTGMTGDPAVDPAKYNLDPANSANNYLIQQVNKTGTDWYHAMFKRAPVTSHNVTVSGGTDKSNYLFSLGYLNQQGSVIETYLKRYSARINTSYKLKENIRIGENAYVFYKQSPGFSNQGEFSPMANLYKMMPIVPVYDIRGNYGGTFAGPELGSDANPVATQYRKKNNRANEWDIVGNVYAEVDFLKNFTARTSFGGTISNLYSQNFNFVAYNDKQGYNSPNSYSEGASYNSSSMWTNTLTYKNTFKKHQVNVLAGSEAIRNYGRGVGGGAQKFFSTEFDYLILNNGTANVTNYSNAYINTLFSLFGRLDYTFDDKYLLGVTVRRDGSSRFGSEKRYGVFPSVSLGWRLSQEGFMKHLDWINDLKIRASYGILGSENSVSPENAYSLYGGSYNNAYYDINGSSNSVQQGFFQTRIGNPRTSWEQDIITNVGFDATVLNNKLDFSVEYYKKTIKGLLFSQDLPATVGGATPPTVNVGDIQNTGFDISVGFRQPITKDLQFTVRANITTYQNTVMDIPGTGYFDAGSQQQLGNMVRNQEGHPVSAFYGYEVMHLFRDDDEVNKAPTQTGAAPGRFRYSDVNGDGKIDAADRTFLGNPNPDFTYGVNLGINYKGFDLSAIFYGSQGNEVVNALKVNTHFFGTYVGGKSKDLLDAWTPENTGATIPKVESANNFSTSGVLNSFFVEDGSYLRLRSLSLGYTLNPAVLQRIRMERLRIYCQATNLFTITKYSGLDPELGGSSASFGIDYGNYPNNQKTVLVGINLSF, encoded by the coding sequence ATGAAAAGTCATTTTACCAGAAATGCTGAAACGAGATGCCTTGCGCATCCTAAAATAAAAATGTCCTTCCCCGGAAAGCAATGGTATCTTCTCTTGCTTGCTATCACAGCATTTTCTTTTGGTGTATCCGCACAAATAAAAGTTACCGGCACAGTGAAGGACGATGCCGGAATTGCACTACAGGGGGTAAGTGTAAGCGTAAAAGGAACTGCTATCGGAGCAGGTACAAATGAACAGGGGCAATATACAATTGTATGCCCGGATCCGCAGGGGACATTGGTATTTACCTATATCGGTTTTACCAGGGAAGAAGTATTGTTAAATGGACGTAGTGTAGTGAATGTAGGCCTGTTACCTGATAATAAAGCATTGAATGAAGTGGTAGTAACGGGGTACTCGGCACAAAAGAAGAAAGATATTACGGGGTCGGTGGCAGTTGTGGAAATGAAAGCACTGAAATCAATACCTGCGGGTTCTGCCATGCAGGCATTGCAGGGGCAGGCATCAGGGGTGAACGTAGTCAGTACCGGTGTGCCGGGAGCTGCCAGTAAAATTAACATCCGTGGCGTAAGCACCTTTGGTAGTACAAATCCGCTGGTGCTGGTGGATGGTGTGCAAACTGACCTGAACAATGTCAGTGCAGACGATATTGAATCGATGCAGGTATTAAAGGATGCAGGCGCTGCAGCCATTTATGGTGTACGCGGTGCTAACGGAGTAATTATTATCACCACAAAAAAAGGGAAAACAGGCGCTCCTGTACTTACTTATGATTCTTATTTCGGATTACAGTTTCCTTTTTCCGGTGATCCTTTAAACCAGTTGAATTCCACTGATTTCGCGAGATTAACGAAACAGGCATTTCCAGGTACTAAATTGTTTGCAAATGGATTATCTGATTTTGTTTATGGTGGCCCCGGAGGCACCGGTACAGGTATGACCGGAGATCCTGCTGTAGATCCTGCAAAATATAATCTTGATCCTGCAAATAGTGCAAATAATTACCTGATCCAGCAGGTAAATAAAACCGGAACAGACTGGTATCATGCCATGTTCAAGCGTGCACCGGTAACCAGCCATAATGTGACAGTAAGCGGTGGAACGGATAAATCAAATTACCTGTTTTCATTAGGTTACCTGAATCAGCAGGGTTCTGTCATTGAAACTTATCTGAAAAGATATTCTGCCAGGATTAATACTTCATATAAACTGAAAGAAAATATCCGTATAGGAGAAAACGCGTATGTTTTCTATAAACAAAGCCCCGGATTTAGCAACCAGGGAGAATTTAGCCCGATGGCTAACCTTTACAAAATGATGCCGATTGTTCCTGTTTATGATATCAGGGGAAATTATGGCGGTACTTTTGCCGGACCTGAATTAGGGAGTGATGCCAATCCGGTAGCTACGCAATACAGAAAAAAGAATAACCGGGCAAATGAATGGGATATCGTAGGAAATGTGTATGCTGAAGTAGATTTTCTAAAGAATTTCACCGCGAGAACCAGCTTTGGCGGAACAATCAGCAACCTGTATTCACAGAATTTTAATTTCGTTGCTTACAATGATAAACAGGGTTATAATTCACCCAATAGCTATAGTGAAGGAGCCAGTTACAACAGCTCTTCTATGTGGACAAATACCCTGACCTATAAGAACACATTTAAGAAGCATCAGGTAAATGTATTGGCCGGATCTGAAGCCATCAGGAATTATGGAAGAGGAGTAGGTGGCGGCGCACAAAAATTCTTCTCAACAGAATTTGATTATCTCATCCTGAATAATGGTACTGCCAACGTAACCAATTACAGCAACGCTTACATTAATACATTGTTCTCCCTCTTTGGCCGGTTGGATTATACCTTTGATGATAAATACCTGCTGGGTGTTACGGTGCGCAGAGATGGTTCTTCCCGTTTTGGTAGCGAAAAAAGATATGGCGTATTCCCATCCGTTTCCCTGGGATGGCGACTCAGCCAGGAAGGATTCATGAAACACCTCGACTGGATCAATGATCTGAAGATCAGGGCCAGTTATGGTATCCTGGGATCTGAAAATAGTGTGAGCCCGGAAAATGCCTACAGTTTGTACGGCGGTAGTTATAATAATGCCTATTATGATATCAATGGTAGCAGTAATAGTGTGCAACAGGGTTTTTTCCAGACAAGAATTGGCAACCCGCGCACCAGCTGGGAGCAGGATATTATTACCAACGTAGGATTTGATGCAACGGTACTGAATAATAAACTGGATTTCTCGGTAGAATATTATAAGAAGACGATCAAGGGATTATTATTCTCCCAGGATTTACCAGCTACTGTTGGCGGGGCAACACCACCCACTGTAAATGTGGGAGATATCCAGAACACTGGTTTTGATATCAGCGTTGGATTCAGACAACCTATCACCAAAGATTTGCAATTCACTGTCAGGGCCAATATCACTACTTATCAGAATACAGTAATGGATATTCCGGGCACTGGTTATTTTGATGCGGGTAGTCAGCAACAATTAGGCAATATGGTTCGTAACCAGGAAGGCCATCCGGTAAGTGCCTTTTATGGTTATGAAGTAATGCATCTTTTCCGGGATGATGATGAAGTGAACAAAGCACCTACACAAACAGGCGCAGCGCCTGGTCGTTTCAGGTACAGTGATGTGAACGGAGATGGTAAAATTGATGCGGCAGACCGTACCTTCCTGGGAAATCCCAATCCTGATTTCACTTACGGCGTAAACCTTGGAATTAATTATAAAGGCTTCGATCTTTCTGCTATCTTTTATGGCTCCCAGGGCAATGAGGTGGTGAATGCATTAAAAGTAAACACCCATTTCTTCGGTACTTACGTAGGAGGTAAAAGCAAGGACCTGTTAGATGCCTGGACACCAGAAAACACAGGCGCCACTATTCCCAAAGTAGAGAGTGCTAATAACTTCAGTACTTCCGGTGTATTGAATTCCTTTTTTGTGGAAGATGGTTCGTATCTCCGTTTAAGATCACTGTCATTAGGGTATACTTTGAATCCTGCTGTGTTACAGCGGATCCGGATGGAAAGGCTGAGAATATATTGCCAGGCCACTAATCTGTTTACCATTACAAAATATTCAGGGTTAGATCCGGAATTAGGCGGTAGCAGTGCCAGTTTTGGAATTGATTATGGAAACTATCCAAACAATCAGAAAACCGTCCTTGTAGGTATTAATCTTTCCTTTTAA
- a CDS encoding AraC family transcriptional regulator, with translation MKPLLFDVKSLLRNSIHIREIKSRHLSDQFHFHNAFEIALILKGNGRRIVGDSVDNFTNGDLTLLAPNLPHASYSDKKYHIKETSTKVHALVVYFQPDWITDQHINSGDFAPIKELLNQLKRGIRITGNTHTTVVNYMLKMKEADGLKSFILLFQLLYEIALSNDYTCLASPGYSNTYNESNIKKIHEVYKYVMENFTDKISLDDVAAIAHMTPSAFCKYFKSKTHKTFTYFVNEIRIGYACELLLNEDLDISHICFQSGFNNFTSFNKTFRHFTKVTPSAYRIKLLALRQGMNHA, from the coding sequence ATGAAGCCTTTACTCTTTGATGTAAAATCATTATTAAGGAATTCCATACATATCAGGGAAATAAAATCCCGGCATTTAAGTGATCAGTTTCATTTTCACAATGCGTTTGAGATTGCCCTGATCCTGAAAGGAAATGGAAGAAGAATTGTAGGCGACAGCGTAGACAATTTCACCAATGGTGATTTAACATTACTGGCTCCCAATCTTCCTCATGCGTCCTATTCTGATAAGAAATATCATATAAAAGAAACCAGTACCAAAGTACATGCGCTGGTAGTTTATTTTCAACCGGATTGGATCACCGACCAGCATATTAATTCCGGCGATTTTGCGCCTATAAAAGAGTTGTTGAATCAACTGAAAAGAGGCATCAGGATTACCGGGAATACCCATACCACCGTCGTGAATTACATGTTGAAAATGAAGGAAGCGGATGGCCTGAAATCCTTTATCCTGCTGTTTCAGCTGTTATATGAGATCGCCCTGTCCAATGATTATACCTGTTTGGCCAGCCCGGGATATTCCAACACTTATAATGAAAGTAATATCAAAAAAATCCATGAGGTATATAAATACGTGATGGAGAATTTTACAGATAAGATCTCCCTCGATGATGTGGCGGCCATCGCACATATGACCCCTTCCGCTTTCTGTAAATACTTTAAGAGTAAAACCCATAAAACCTTCACTTATTTTGTCAATGAAATCCGGATAGGATATGCATGCGAGCTATTACTGAATGAAGACCTGGATATTTCGCATATTTGTTTTCAGTCCGGCTTCAACAATTTTACAAGTTTTAATAAGACCTTCAGACACTTCACCAAAGTAACGCCTTCTGCATACCGGATTAAGCTGTTGGCGCTCCGTCAGGGGATGAATCATGCTTAG
- a CDS encoding Gfo/Idh/MocA family oxidoreductase, giving the protein MKETGYQRRAFIKTAALSGIGIALSGPLSRALASSSLKGGRIGVIGLDTEHGPHFAKILNDPNAGDKYGGLRVVAAYPYGSRSIKSSVDSIPGHTEAIKKQGVKIVDSIEALLKEVDVVMLETNDGREHLQQALQVFKAGKPVFIDKPVAASLVDVLTIYRAAKHYNVPVFSSSTLRYIESVQEVAGGKIGKVKGVDIFTPAPMEPTHPDLYWYGIHGVEMLFTMLGPDCKSVSRVYTPDTDLVVGTWEGGRIGTLRGNRNGTWDFGGHAFGEKGHMPLGNFTGYAPLMPPIINFFETGKSPADPAETIGIYAFMEAAQESRTKNGATVSIDAIMKRCTKKSMKNSI; this is encoded by the coding sequence ATGAAAGAAACAGGATACCAGCGCAGAGCATTTATCAAAACAGCAGCATTGTCAGGAATCGGCATTGCATTGTCAGGCCCGCTCTCCAGAGCATTGGCCAGCTCCTCTTTAAAGGGAGGCCGTATAGGCGTGATAGGTTTGGATACTGAACATGGTCCTCATTTTGCCAAAATACTCAATGACCCCAATGCGGGCGATAAATACGGCGGTCTTCGTGTGGTAGCAGCATACCCATATGGTAGCAGGAGCATCAAATCCAGTGTGGACAGTATTCCGGGGCATACGGAAGCTATTAAAAAGCAGGGCGTAAAGATCGTGGATTCTATTGAAGCACTGCTGAAAGAAGTGGATGTGGTGATGCTGGAAACCAATGATGGCCGGGAACACCTGCAACAGGCCTTGCAGGTATTCAAAGCAGGAAAGCCGGTATTCATAGATAAGCCAGTAGCCGCATCACTGGTAGATGTGCTGACAATCTATCGTGCCGCAAAACATTATAATGTACCGGTATTTTCCTCCTCTACATTGCGTTATATAGAAAGTGTGCAGGAAGTAGCAGGCGGAAAGATCGGAAAAGTAAAAGGTGTAGATATTTTTACACCGGCACCCATGGAGCCCACACATCCTGACCTGTACTGGTATGGTATTCATGGGGTAGAAATGCTATTTACGATGTTGGGCCCTGATTGTAAGAGCGTTTCCCGTGTTTATACACCGGATACCGACCTGGTGGTAGGTACCTGGGAAGGCGGCCGCATTGGTACCCTTCGTGGTAACCGCAATGGTACCTGGGATTTCGGCGGACATGCATTTGGAGAAAAAGGCCATATGCCACTGGGTAATTTCACCGGCTATGCACCACTGATGCCACCAATTATTAATTTCTTCGAAACAGGCAAGTCACCTGCTGATCCGGCGGAAACCATCGGGATCTATGCCTTCATGGAAGCTGCACAGGAAAGCCGTACAAAAAACGGCGCTACCGTGAGTATCGACGCTATCATGAAGCGGTGCACGAAGAAAAGCATGAAGAACAGTATTTAA
- a CDS encoding PLP-dependent aminotransferase family protein, which yields MSRDFLYNEIANGIAFQIRNGVLKSGDRLPSVRMLCQEHGISMNTAKRVFLELEAQSLIDSKPQSGYFVSRLPYLKLPLPEISRPLSIANGNEPDELISKVYANMGNHHLTLFSIGVPSGDLLPLAKLKKEIVQATRELKDGGTAYDHLQGNVKLRRMIAVRSMAWGGKLHENDLVTTSGGMNALSFCLMALGKPGDTVAVESPCYPGILQLAISLGLKVLELPTHPTTGVEIAALKQAIPKINLCLLVPNFNTPLGSCIPDEHKKEIVTLLAKHNIPLIEDDIYGDLYFGTQRPKCCKSFDQEGNVLWCSSVSKTLAPGYRVGWVAPGKYKERLLKLKLVHSISSATIIQEAVASFLKSGRYENHLRQLRRTLQHNYQNYVHAIAQYFPKGTKTSRPQGGVALWVEFSKGIDTTELYDLAIKQKISIAPGRMFTLQNQFENCMRLCIGLPWSEELNAKLRQLGNLAKTL from the coding sequence ATGAGTAGGGATTTTTTATATAACGAGATAGCGAACGGAATTGCCTTTCAAATCAGAAACGGCGTTTTAAAATCCGGCGACCGGTTACCCTCTGTCAGAATGTTATGCCAGGAACATGGTATCAGCATGAATACAGCCAAGCGGGTGTTCCTGGAACTGGAAGCGCAGTCACTGATTGATTCAAAACCTCAATCGGGTTATTTTGTGAGCAGGTTACCCTACCTGAAACTTCCGCTTCCTGAAATAAGCCGGCCTTTATCAATTGCCAACGGTAATGAACCGGACGAATTGATCAGTAAAGTCTATGCCAATATGGGAAACCATCACCTCACCCTTTTCTCCATAGGGGTTCCTTCCGGAGATCTGTTGCCATTGGCAAAACTGAAAAAGGAAATTGTACAGGCAACACGGGAACTGAAGGACGGAGGTACAGCATATGATCACTTACAGGGTAACGTTAAATTGCGGAGAATGATTGCCGTCCGCTCTATGGCCTGGGGCGGAAAATTGCATGAAAATGACCTGGTAACTACCAGCGGAGGCATGAATGCATTGTCTTTTTGCCTGATGGCGCTGGGAAAACCAGGTGACACCGTTGCCGTGGAAAGCCCCTGTTATCCCGGGATTTTACAACTGGCCATCAGCCTGGGATTGAAAGTGCTTGAACTGCCAACACACCCTACTACAGGGGTAGAGATAGCCGCCCTAAAACAAGCTATTCCAAAGATCAATCTTTGTTTGCTGGTGCCTAACTTCAATACCCCGCTTGGTAGCTGCATCCCGGATGAACATAAAAAAGAAATAGTCACGCTTTTGGCCAAACATAATATTCCGCTCATTGAAGATGATATATATGGTGACCTTTATTTTGGTACGCAACGTCCAAAATGTTGCAAATCATTTGACCAGGAGGGAAATGTGCTATGGTGCAGCTCTGTCTCAAAAACCCTGGCGCCAGGTTATCGTGTAGGATGGGTGGCCCCGGGCAAATACAAGGAAAGGCTACTGAAGCTAAAACTGGTTCATTCCATATCTTCTGCTACTATCATACAGGAAGCGGTTGCCAGTTTCCTGAAGTCCGGCAGGTATGAAAATCACCTCCGCCAGCTGCGCCGCACCTTGCAGCACAATTATCAAAATTATGTTCATGCCATCGCCCAATATTTTCCAAAGGGAACTAAAACAAGCAGACCTCAGGGTGGGGTTGCGCTTTGGGTGGAGTTCAGCAAAGGTATTGATACTACGGAACTATATGATTTGGCCATAAAACAAAAGATCAGCATTGCGCCGGGACGGATGTTTACCCTGCAAAATCAATTTGAAAATTGTATGAGACTATGCATTGGCCTACCTTGGTCTGAGGAATTAAACGCTAAATTAAGACAGCTGGGAAATCTTGCGAAAACGCTTTAA
- a CDS encoding DMT family transporter, producing MNSKLSLDQPIENTAGGWINGFIGVVIFSGSLPATRVAVLDFNPIFLTAARATIAGLLALSVLLIFKEKRPTRAQIFPLAIVASGVVVGFPLLSALALQYVTSAHSIVFVGMLPLATAVFGVIRGGERPRPIFWFFSVLGSLLVIGYAIAQGLSASPIGDILMLLAVILCGLGYAEGAKLSKTLGGWQVISWALVLSLPVMIPLLFFLLPSSFAGVSAAAWVGLAYVSLFSMFIGFIFWYQGLAQGGIAAVGQLQLLQPFFGLALAATLLHEQVSIGMLGITVGVILCVAGTKKFAK from the coding sequence ATGAATAGTAAATTATCGCTTGACCAACCCATAGAAAATACTGCGGGCGGTTGGATCAATGGCTTCATCGGTGTAGTAATATTCAGTGGTTCATTACCAGCAACAAGGGTGGCGGTCCTGGATTTCAACCCTATATTTTTAACGGCTGCCCGTGCAACGATTGCAGGGTTGCTTGCACTTAGTGTGTTGCTCATTTTTAAAGAAAAACGTCCCACGAGGGCACAGATTTTCCCCTTGGCTATTGTGGCATCAGGAGTTGTAGTAGGGTTTCCGCTGCTGAGTGCATTGGCGCTACAGTATGTAACTTCGGCTCATTCCATCGTCTTTGTAGGTATGTTACCACTTGCAACCGCTGTATTTGGCGTCATACGTGGAGGTGAACGTCCCCGCCCGATATTCTGGTTCTTCTCTGTTCTTGGAAGTCTTTTGGTTATAGGGTATGCCATTGCCCAGGGGTTGTCTGCATCACCCATTGGCGATATACTCATGCTACTTGCCGTTATCTTGTGTGGACTTGGCTATGCAGAAGGTGCTAAACTCTCCAAAACACTGGGTGGATGGCAGGTCATATCATGGGCATTAGTGTTGTCATTACCGGTCATGATACCTTTGCTATTTTTCCTGCTTCCGTCATCATTTGCCGGCGTTAGTGCAGCAGCCTGGGTTGGCCTGGCGTATGTTTCGTTATTCAGTATGTTTATTGGTTTCATATTCTGGTACCAGGGATTAGCGCAGGGAGGTATAGCAGCCGTGGGACAGTTACAACTGTTGCAGCCATTTTTTGGATTAGCCTTAGCCGCTACTTTGCTGCACGAACAGGTAAGCATTGGTATGCTGGGGATTACAGTTGGCGTCATTCTTTGTGTTGCAGGTACAAAGAAATTTGCAAAATAA